A window of Daucus carota subsp. sativus chromosome 2, DH1 v3.0, whole genome shotgun sequence genomic DNA:
AATGTTGATGTGATtatttctctaaggtcgggaaaccaagtggataacaaagttggtgagcaagtaaatgaaaatgaggagtcgattcctaaacaagatccttctttgtctagcacgaatcatgataagcccgaatgttttagaatccgtgagtctatgagtgaacctagtccttGGCCCATCTCTtaaaagcccaacgaagaagtctacaaaccaagggttccttacccacaaagactcattcgccctaaacaatcggcctAAATGGAGCAATTcctagaggttttcaaacaagtcaagataaacattcctcttttagatgccattcaacaagttccttcttatgcgaagtgtctaaaagatttgtgtacccataagagaaccactcatgttcctaagaaagcctttttgacctctcaagttagctcgattctcttgaatcaaattcccgtgaaatataaagaccccggttgtcctacaatttcttgtgtcataggcaatactttCGTGGAcaaagctttacttgatttaggagcgagtgtgaatcttcttcctttctcggtctaccaagccctaggtttaggggatctcaagaccaccaatatgacccttcaacttgccgatcgttccattaaaatgccaaagggaattattgaggatgtgttgatcaaaatcggtgattttatctttcccgttgactttgttgttctcgagactcaacccgtctcgaatcctaagaaccaaaatcccatcattttaggacgatcttttcttgctacatctaatgccttaattaattgtaggaatggttcgatgaagctcacttttggaaacatgaccatagacttaaacattttcaatgtggGAAGAGAACCCAATGAACTTTATGAGCAACTTATAGGGGTTAacgtggtcaacaagtttgtcacatggtctagctttgaggatagtgagattgagtctcttctaagtcaggatttcaaagtcaaccaCGAGAATAATAGAGACTATCGAAAGTCTTTGAATGAATTGACCTCGGAGcagttgttaggagaattgaacgacatttgttcaaaatgggaaactccgcCCGAGGTTGTTAGTTGTAACCCTAGGCCCGATTTTGAGAGTCACGTAGGTGGACCACCTACGtttgactcattgttccatcattcaAATAGTGCCTTAGGAAAAGGTGATGTCGTTTCTTACatcgttcctagtgatttatccaataatcAAAATTGCattgtctctaatttgcttgataataaagaagcattgtgttggtttagggagaacattagtgatGCTTGTCATATAGGTGTAAACGATGGTCACGTGCTAGAGAAAGTCTTTTTGCCTAAAAAATTTCgcacacattttgactctttctcaaagcttcctcccatatttccttccggaattggttGATTTGGTTCTTCTTAGAACCTTCCCTcgtgaagttcaggtatggggaaggaaatgtgtgagtgtgtggtCGTTTAAGTGTTTCTTTCGTTAATAAAAATACCCTTCATGTCCATTTCAAGTATTTTTCTCTCTACTCTCTtatttcaattctatcttttgcatacattgaggacaatgcatgatttaggtatggggagggctttagtgtaattcttaaaaaatgaaaaaccctaaaaattgaaaaattagaaaaatccaaaaatagagatacttttagctaagttgtctttccctcactcgaactttaggagtaattggtgtttagcatgttttcgaaaagtatatatatgtagggtcttttagataatttgaacgtagttgagtaaggttgtctttttgaagcttgtatcgaccgatttgtactcgtaattccaagatggcacacacatttggacaagacctttgatggagagattgtctagtgatattactcgatacctgagagagaacccacatgttgaaacaatgtcgaatcgaacctttgcgaataaaaaaatagaaaaaaaaagagatagaaaaagaaaaggaataactacttcaatacccattgttctttatagataaaatctttagataaatgggcaaaagtagattggctagtctcgttttgtggcctttgttactcgagttaTTACTAATCAAAACTTAGCCAATTAACTATTCACAAACTATATAAACCAAACTAAATAAAAGCAATTTTACATGCACATGCGATCAAAATGAGTGTACAAAATAGAAAACTCGAACCCCAGCTTCCCAAACTCTCTACTGCGTGACAAGTGAATGCacatatttaacaaataaaaaaataatgaatctaACAACTTAAGAAACTAACACCAAATTATTTCACGACACCACAAAATCAATAACTCAGCAGCGAAACAGGATACCAAAACGTACTTGACAATGTACAAAAGCAAAAACAGAATGAAACTTGCAGGCTCCCTTTCATTTATAACCAATATGTTCAATCACTTTTCAAAAACAACCagttttttttcaagttttcaaaactaacgaGTTCAATTATTTTGAGTTTGGGCGACCCAAACGTGATTCAGGAACCAAGCATTCTAGTATATAATTTGCAGGTCTGCTACAATATATATAAGACTGTATGACTTTTGAAACTGGAAAAAAAGAACACAGATATGCACGCACTCAAGGCTTGCTTTTCATTTAACTTacagaaaaacaaatataaaggtTACAAACAACTGAAGCTAGAAAATAGGAACTACTCAGCACTACTCTCCTACATTATCTCCACTACTCTATTTATTCTCCACGATCCTAAAACTACTTCCACATTCTACTACTGCATGGACTCAGTCCAACTGCATGCTAACATATAATATTGcagaaaacaaataaaacacataCTTTATTTTTAACAAGTTTTAGATTATACTCCAACATTTTCCCCCCTAATCTAAAACTTGTTCTCCAGGTCCTTCACTCCAAGAAGCTTGCGCATCCTCTCAAATTTAAGTGTAGATAGAGGCTTTGTTAACAGGTCTGCACGCTGGTGTTCACTGCAGATGTGCTTCAAGATTATCTCCCCACGCTCCACACACTCTCTGATGAAGTGGTAGCGTATATCAATATGCTTACTGCGTCCACGGAACACTGGATTTTTGGCGAGATATATTGCAGACTTATTATCGATAAGCATAACTGTTGGAAACGTGTATGGGCTTAtacgaaaatataattaaaatattttgtatatataacaaGCACacactttatatattaatatctcACTATTACAAACTCTAGGCTACAGCCTTTTCTTTTACACTGACAACCAGAGCTTCAgctctcttcttttctttctgTTTCACTCGGTGTATACTTTTCTTTCTCTGGTTTTTTTAAACTCAGTACTTTTTTTATTGAATACAAACAGAACCTCTATTTATAAGCCACGCATATGCTAACTGGTCTTATTGCCTACACTACCCAGCTGTATGTATTAATTTAGCCACCTTAATTCATGGGATCAAATTTCTCTTCAAACTTGGACAGCAACACTTCTTCAGATGATCTACACGGTTTCATTAATACTTCTGACTTGCATTTTGACAACTTCACAATTCAAACCAAGCTGCTGCATCACCACTTTATCACCTGCTTGTCACCTTTGTATGTAAATAGCCTACCATATATCCTGGATTCAACATATGACCAGCTGTTGCATTAACTAGTATTCTTTGTTTCACATGGCCGCCTTCCTTTAATTACTCTAGCATAGTTATACATCCTGTCAACATTGAGCCGTATTGTTTTGACTGTGCATGCATGAAGATAAGTAGCACACCATAATTCCAGGATGGCTCATGTACACACAAGctgatattatttattatatagtctGGCGAGTTTGAAAAATCTAACACTCCCACTCAAACTCGACTTTGCATTCCAAGCTTCCTTTTCATTTTCTGAAATATATCCGGCTTTAATGGCTTTGTAAATATATCTGCTAAATTTTCTTCAGTCCTGCAGTGCACCAGCTCCACGATTTTATCATTTACTTGTTCGcgaagaaaatgatatttaatattgatgTGCTTGCTGCGACTGTGTGACACTGGATTTTTTGCTAGTGAAATAGCAGATTTATTATCCACGTAAATTGTAACCGGTTCTTGCTTGACAAGATTTAACTCGCCCAAAATATAGCTTAACCAAATAGCTTGACATGCTGCTCCTGCTGCTGCAATATATTCCGCCTCACATGTTGAGAGAGCGACTGTCTGTTGCTTCTTTGATGACCATGAGAATATCGCCGAGCCAATATGAAAAGCATACCCTGATGTGCTTTTTCCGTCATCCAAGTCACCACCATAATCACTATCTGAGTAGCCAACTAATTTTGAATCTTGAGAGTGAGTGTAAAATAAGCCATTATTTAGTGTACCTttaatatatctcaaaattctTTTAGCTGCCATGAAATGATCTTGCTTCGGCTTCTCCATGTACCTACTAACGAATCTGACTGCATACATAATATCCGGACGAGTGAAAGTTAGGTACCTCAGACTTCCAACCAAACTTTTGAACAATGTCGGATTTACCGACTCCCTCGTTGAATCAATTCTGAGCTTTATGCTTGCTTCTGCTGGCGTGCTCACTGGCTTACATTCCTCCATTCTGAACTTCTTCAAAATCTGCTCGGCATATTTTTTCTGACACATAAAAATTCCGTCTTTGCTTTGCTTCACCTCGACTCCAAGAAAGTATGACATTTGACCAATATCTGTCATCTCAAATTCATTAGTCataactttcttaaaatcatcaaacatacCGGGATTGTTTCCGGTAAATATCATGTCGTCCACGTATAAGCAAAAGATCATAATatctccccctgaatttgttTTCGTGTAGAGTGCATGCTCATATGGACTCTTCACAAAactatttttctgaaaatactcATCAACCCTTGTGTTCCACGCTCTCGGTGCCTGTTTTAGACCGTACAATGCTTTCTTTAGCCGGTAGACTTTATCTTCCTGGCCTTTCTGAACATATCCTGGAGGTTGCTcgatgtagacttcttcttcgaGATAACCATTTAGAAATGCCGACTTCACGTCCATTTGAAAAATCTTCCATTGATTCTGAGCGGCAATTGCTGTAAGAAGTCTGATGGTGTCAACtcgtgcaactggagcaaacacctcatcatagtcaatgcCATATCGCTGCTTGTAGCCTTTAGCCACTAACCTCGCCTTGTATTTCTCCACTTCTCCGTCCTGATTCGTCTTGGTCTTATAGACCCATTTGACACCAATTGCTTTGTGTCCTTCTGGAAGATCTATGAGCTCCCATGTATCATTCTTTTTAATTGCACCAATTTCCTCATCCATGGCTTTGTTCCATTTGCTTTCTTCAGAAGCTTCCTCAAATGTAACTGGATCACATTCAGCCATTAAACAAAATAAGGAATAATCAAATGTTGTTTGTACtggacttgtagcttcatagaTATTATCCAGACTCCGCATTTTTCTTGTTGCTCCCCCTGAACTTCTGCTTCCACTTGAATCCGATGGTGTTGATGCGGGAGTTTGTTGATTCGGACTTTGCGGAGGAGTTTGATCATCATCCTCGTCACCTTCTATATTGGGGTCGTCAttgccatcatcatcatcattattaaaaaaataaaccaGCAACTTTTCTTTCTTCCTCGCTCCATTTCCAGTAATCTGATTCATCGAACTCAACATCTCGagaaataattaatttcttCGTGAGGGGATTATAGAGTCTATACGCCTTGCTCCTTTTGTCATATCCAGTAAATATGCACTTCCCGCCTTTATCATCCAACTTCTTTCTTTTCTATTCTGGGACATGGGCATATGCAATACACCCAAAAATTCTGAGATGTCCCACTGATGGTTTGCTACCACTCCATGCTTCATTTGGAGTTTTATTTCTGACACTTTTTGTTGGACAACGATTTAACAAATAAACTGCACATAAAACGGCTTCGGCCCAAAAGGTTCTCGGCAAGTGCTTTGCTTTCACCATGCTCCTTGCCATGTCAAGAATAGTGCGATTCTTTCTTTCtgcaacaccattttgttgaggagtataggccgttgtcaactgatgattgATTCCATGtgctctgcaaaaacttctgaaCAGATTAGAAGTATACTCGCCTCCTCTGTCTGATCTGAGTACCTTTAAATAATGTCCACTTTGCTTTTCTGCCAGCGCTTTGAACTCCTTGAATTTATCAAGAGCCTCCGACTTTTCTTTGATGATATACACCCAACTTTTCCTgctaaaatcatcaataaatgttAGGTAATATCTATTACCTCCAAGTGATGAGATATCAAATGGACCAGCAATATCTGTGTGAACTATCTCCAATGGCCTTCTGGCTCTCCATGATTTTCCAACAGGAAAACTTTGTCGATGTTGTTTCCCCTTTACACATGCTTCACACAAATTTTCTGGTTCATTGATTTCTGGCAAACCGTTCACCATCTTTGTCTTTGACAATAGTTTCAAGCCAGAAATTCCAAGATGACCATATCTCAAGTGCCACAACCACGAGTCATTTTTGATGACAGACTTTAAACACTTATGAACCTTCGTTTGCATATCAAGCGTAAACAAACGATTCTTTGACATTTCCACATTTGCAATCAATTCCCGAGCTTTATTTCTGATAATGAGGGAATTGTCCTGCATCTGTATATTATATCCTTTCTCCACAAGTTGGCCAAgactaataatattatttttcaatgcaggaatataataaacatcatttatatatttcttttcaccTTTCTTTGTCATGATTGTGACGGTACCTTTTCCTTTGACCGGAATCTTTGATGAGTCACCAAAAGTAACTTCTCCGCTGATGGTGTCGTCTATCTCCGTGAATAATTCTTTATGGCCAGTCATGTGATTGCTGGCTCCCGAGTCAAGATACCATGTATCTTTCTTGCCTCCTTCATATCCTTTGTAAGTGAGAAACATAGCAGAGCTAACATCTTTATCTTCTTTTGCTTCAACAAAATGACTTCTTTCTTCCACCTTTGGGGCTCTACACTCATAACTGAAATGGCCATATTTATTACAGTTATAGCACTGATATTGAGACTTATCACCTCTTTGTTGATATCCGCCTCGTCCTCGGCCTCTGAAATTTTGACCACGACCAGATGGCTGATAGCCTTCAAAATTCTAGCCTCTATTGAAGGACTGTCTTCCTCGTCCTCGTCCACCACGGTAGCCACCTCTAAAGCCACCTCTGCCACGTGCAGAACTGCTACTGCCAGAACTATCACCAACGGACACCTTACTTTGCAACGCCTTTTCCAAATGGCTTGCATCATCATACTGGTTCATTCGCTGCTCGTGGGCTTGAAGAGAACCTACGAGCTCATCAATTGAAATTGTGAACAGGTCTTTTGACTCCTCGATGGATGTCACAACATAATCAAATTTTCTTGTTAATGAACGGAGCAACTTTTCCATGAGCCGAACATCATCGAGACTTTCTCCATTTATTTTCATCTCATTTGTCACCGTTTTCAAACGCGTAACAAATTCACCAATATTTTCGGAACTCTTCATCTTTAAATTTTCGAACTCCCCACGTAGAACTTGGAGCCGCACCTTTTTTACTTTCTCGACACCCTGGAATGATTTCTGCAGAATCTCTCACGCGTCTTTCGCCGTTTttgcatttgaaattttttcaaaGGTTGATTCATCAACTCCTTGAATAATTGTATATAACGCCCTTTGGTCTTTTTTCTTGGAATCTTTTAACGCCGTTTTCTCCGTTTCAGAAAGAACGGCTTCATCCTCGGGCTTGTCATACCCACTTTCGACAATATCCCAATTATCGTATGAACCGAGTAACACCTTCATTTGGATACTCCAATTCCCGTAATTTGTTGCCGTCAACTTTGGGATATGTGGTTGCGCCATCATATTTGACATTTTTTCTTCTCCGAAATAACGTAGATCTGATGCCACTTGTTGGAAACGTGTATGGGCTTAtacgaaaatataattaaaatattttgtatatataacaaGCACacactttatatattaatatctcACTATTACAAACTCTAGGCTACAACCTTTTCTTTTACACTGACAACCAGAGCTTCAgctctcttcttttctttctgTTTCACTCGGTGTATACTTTTCTTTCTCTGGTTTTTTTAAACTCAGTACTTTTTTTATTGAATACAAACAGAACCTCTATTTATAAGCCACGCATATGCTAACTGATCTTATTGCCTACACTACCCAGCTGTATGTATTAATTTAGCCACCTTAATTCATGGGATCAAATTTCTCTTCAAACTTGGACAACAACACTTCTTCAGATGATCTACACGGTTTCATTAATAATTCTGACTTTCATTTTGACAACTTCACAATTCAAACCAAGCTGGTGCATCACCACTTTATCACCTGCTTGTCACCTTTGTATGTAAATAGCCTACCATATATCCTGGATTCAACATATGACCAGCTGTTGCATTAACTAGTATTCTTTGTTTCACATGGCTGCCTTCCTTTAATTACTCTAGCATAGTTATACATCCTGTCAACATTGAGCCGTATTGTTTTGACTGTGCATGCATGAAGATAAGTAGCACACCATAATTCCAGGATGGCTCATGTACACACAAGctgatattatttattatataatctgGCGAGTTTGAAAAATCTAACAATAACAACTGGACCAATTTTCTCACCAGTTACTTGACTTAAGACATTCCTAAGCCAGATGCCCTGATATGCAGCTGCTGTGGCAGCCATGAACTCTGGTTCACATGAAGATAGAGCCACACACCTTTGCTTCTGAGATATCCACGTCACAAGGCTTTCATTTAAATAGAAAACCATTCCGCCTGTGCTGTGTCGATCATCCAAATGGCCTGCTAAATCACTATCAGAAAAACCAGTCAAGATGTTGTTACCTCCAGTTTTTGAGTATACTAAACCGTAGTTTATAGTGCCCTTAACATAGCGTAAAATTCTCTTAGCTGCGTTCTGATGCATCTGGGTTGGTTTTTCCATATAACGGCTGACAATTTCTACAGCATATGCAATATCAGGTCTAGTATGCACCAAATATCGGAGCCCTCCAATCAAACTCCTGTACTGAGTTGCATCGACAAACTCGCCTCCTTCATCTTTCGTTATGTGCTCTTTAGGATCCATAGGGTACTTCGAAGAATTGCACTCACTCATTCCTGCTTTCTCAAGGAGCTTTCTCGCATATCCGGACTGCTTCAACTCAATGAACCCAGCACCTTGCTCAACTTCGATACCCAGATAGTAAGACAGCTTTCAAAGATTACTCATTTCGAACTTATAGCTCATATCCTTTTTGAAACCCTCTATCACGGCTGCATTACTTCCAGTGACCAACAGATCATCGACATAAACTCCTATAATCAAAAAATCTCTTCCTTCTTTCTTTGTATAAACAGCATGTTCGTACGGGCATCTCTTAAAACCAAGGCTCTCCAGACATTGACTAAGCTTAGCATACCAAGCCCTTGGTGCTTGCCGAAGCCCATACAGAGCTTTAGACAATTTATACACCAACTGTTCTCGACCCTTCTTTGTGTATCCCTCTGGTTGAGCTACGCAAACCTCCTCACTAATTTCGCCATTCAAGAATGCTGTTTTTACATCAAGATGATGTACCTGCCATTCATACTTTGCTGCCAAAGCCAACAATAAACGAACCGTTTCAACGCGTGTGACAGGAGCATAAATTTCCTCGAAATCGACCCCTTGTTCTTGAGCATATCCCTTCGCCACCAACCTTGCTTTATGTTTAGTCACCTTGCCTGTTGCATCCCTTTTTAACTTGTATACCCACTTCAAACCAATTACTTTCTGCCCAGCAGGTAGCTTTGTTTAGTTCCACGTCCCATTCTTTTCTATTGAATCAATTTCTCTTTGCATGGCATTTCTCCAGTCCTGCACCTTAACAGCCTGCTTATACGTAGTTGGCTCCTCTACCCCCATATATAGCAGTTCATTCTCAAGCTCTACCTCCTCTGAGTGATCATATACATCGTTAATTGATCTAAACTTCTTAGGTTCACAGCT
This region includes:
- the LOC108204029 gene encoding uncharacterized protein LOC108204029: MKSSENIGEFVTRLKTVTNEMKINGESLDDVRLMEKLLRSLTRKFDYVVTSIEESKDLFTISIDELVGSLQAHEQRMNQYDDASHLEKALQSKVSVGDSSGSSSSARGRGGFRGGYRGGRGRGRHYECRAPKVEERSHFVEAKEDKDVSSAMFLTYKGYEGGKKDTWYLDSGASNHMTGHKELFTEIDDTISGEVTFGDSSKIPVKGKVLANLWRKDIIYRCRTIPSLSEIKLGN